The following are encoded in a window of Flavobacterium cupriresistens genomic DNA:
- a CDS encoding DinB family protein — translation MSFKNIITNYAEYNLWVNQQFVNWLSTKSDELLQKEVPSSFSSISKTLNHIWATEEYWYSVIAETAEFDKRENQELITEEIFKGLLNRSTQLAEFIKSLSEEQLLKKVKIENPWFQCELPISDYLLQVVNHGTYHRGQIVTMGRNIGITDATNTDYNFYNVVKAQ, via the coding sequence ATGAGCTTTAAAAATATAATAACCAATTATGCGGAATACAATTTGTGGGTAAATCAACAATTTGTAAACTGGCTTTCTACAAAATCGGATGAATTACTTCAAAAGGAAGTTCCGTCAAGTTTTTCAAGTATTAGTAAAACACTTAATCACATTTGGGCAACCGAAGAGTATTGGTATTCCGTTATAGCCGAAACTGCTGAATTTGATAAAAGAGAAAATCAGGAGTTGATCACGGAGGAAATATTCAAAGGATTGCTAAACAGATCAACTCAGTTGGCTGAATTTATTAAGTCGTTATCTGAAGAACAATTATTGAAAAAAGTTAAAATCGAGAACCCTTGGTTCCAATGTGAATTACCAATTAGCGATTATTTGTTACAAGTGGTAAATCATGGCACGTATCACAGAGGCCAAATTGTAACTATGGGGCGAAATATTGGGATCACAGATGCAACAAATACAGATTATAATTTTTACAATGTTGTAAAAGCGCAGTAG
- a CDS encoding DinB family protein translates to MKTLAAQVITPEDLLKHWQGHRALTRHVIEAFPEKDFFEFSIGGMRTFAKLTDELLSIAVPALKGIVKREVSPYSEPEEKLIFKAQYLEKWDEATAEIDKYWQELTIEDFNDTFNLFGQYEFPIIHNVLYFIDNEVHHRGQGYVYLRALGIEPPFFWER, encoded by the coding sequence ATGAAAACATTAGCAGCTCAAGTTATTACTCCGGAAGATTTGTTGAAACACTGGCAAGGACATCGTGCATTGACACGTCACGTAATCGAAGCTTTTCCTGAAAAAGATTTCTTTGAATTTTCAATAGGAGGAATGAGAACCTTCGCGAAATTAACAGATGAACTTTTGTCTATTGCAGTCCCTGCTCTAAAAGGAATTGTAAAAAGAGAAGTTTCGCCTTATAGTGAACCAGAAGAAAAATTGATTTTTAAAGCGCAATATCTTGAAAAATGGGATGAGGCTACCGCTGAAATTGATAAATATTGGCAAGAACTGACTATTGAAGATTTTAATGACACGTTTAATCTTTTTGGTCAGTACGAATTCCCGATTATTCACAATGTTTTGTATTTTATTGATAACGAAGTACATCATCGTGGACAAGGATACGTTTATCTTAGAGCTTTAGGAATTGAACCTCCGTTTTTCTGGGAAAGATAA
- the thiL gene encoding thiamine-phosphate kinase, translating into MIEDKNPQRTSIAQLGEFGLIEHLTKNFDVIQESTLKSIGDDAAVLDFKDKKVVVSTDLLIEGVHFDLAYMPLKHLGYKAVVVNVSDICAMNAKPTQITVSVAVSNRFPLEALEELFEGITHAAKEYKVDVIGGDTTSSQKGLIISITAIGEANEDEIVYRNGAKQTDLLVVTGDIGAAYMGLQVLEREKQVFQVNPNSQPDLDAYSYLIERQLKPEARKDVRTLLHALEIKPTSMIDISDGLSSEIIHLCKQSKVGCNLYEDKLPLDPQFINVCEEFNIDSTTVAINGGEDYELLFTIDINDFEKIKGNPNFSIIGHMAEESEGIHLVTRANTKIALKARGWDALSE; encoded by the coding sequence ATGATAGAAGATAAAAATCCGCAACGTACCAGTATAGCGCAATTAGGTGAATTTGGTTTAATTGAACATTTAACCAAGAACTTCGATGTTATCCAGGAATCTACTTTAAAGAGTATTGGTGATGATGCCGCAGTTCTTGATTTTAAAGACAAAAAAGTAGTGGTCTCTACCGATTTACTAATTGAAGGAGTTCATTTTGATTTGGCTTATATGCCCTTAAAACATTTAGGATACAAAGCAGTCGTTGTAAATGTATCTGACATTTGTGCTATGAACGCCAAACCAACTCAAATAACGGTTTCTGTGGCTGTTTCTAACCGTTTCCCTCTGGAAGCCTTAGAAGAATTATTTGAAGGGATTACACACGCTGCAAAAGAATATAAAGTAGATGTTATTGGCGGAGACACCACCTCATCGCAAAAAGGACTAATTATTAGCATTACTGCGATTGGTGAAGCTAATGAGGATGAGATCGTTTATAGAAACGGAGCCAAGCAAACCGACCTGTTAGTGGTGACCGGTGACATTGGTGCGGCTTATATGGGATTACAGGTTCTAGAAAGAGAGAAACAGGTTTTTCAGGTGAATCCAAACAGTCAGCCTGACTTAGACGCGTACTCTTATTTAATCGAACGCCAGTTAAAACCTGAAGCACGAAAAGACGTTCGTACGCTATTACACGCACTTGAAATCAAACCAACTTCTATGATTGATATTTCTGACGGATTATCTTCAGAAATTATTCATTTATGCAAACAATCTAAAGTGGGTTGTAATCTGTACGAAGACAAACTTCCATTAGACCCGCAATTTATTAATGTTTGTGAAGAATTTAATATCGACAGCACAACCGTTGCAATCAATGGTGGTGAAGATTACGAATTATTATTTACCATTGACATCAATGATTTTGAAAAAATAAAAGGGAATCCGAATTTTTCTATCATCGGCCATATGGCTGAAGAGAGTGAAGGAATTCATTTGGTAACCCGTGCCAATACTAAAATTGCTTTAAAGGCCCGCGGTTGGGATGCTTTAAGCGAATAG
- a CDS encoding response regulator produces the protein MTVDPNTTISQLSKQNILIVDDHPFIIEGYKNAITRYNTKQYEFIIAQAHDCRSGYDLIENSTTPNFDVAFLDISMPPYEEKDIFSGEDLARLIAKKMPHCKIVLLTMYTELLKIKTIIRTINPNGLIIKNDLTFDELLFAFDRVMKNEKYYSQSVQKMLNQSPHNSIEIDEFDKQILFHLSKGTSVADMPQYIPISINAIEKRRTNLKELLKIKSGSDDDLVKEAKSKSLF, from the coding sequence ATGACAGTTGACCCAAACACTACAATTTCACAATTAAGTAAACAAAATATTTTAATTGTTGATGATCATCCTTTTATTATTGAAGGATACAAAAATGCGATAACGCGTTACAATACCAAACAATATGAGTTTATAATTGCACAGGCTCATGATTGCAGATCAGGATATGATTTGATAGAAAATAGTACAACACCAAATTTTGATGTTGCGTTTTTAGATATTAGTATGCCGCCGTATGAAGAAAAAGATATTTTTTCGGGCGAAGATCTGGCAAGATTAATCGCAAAGAAAATGCCGCATTGCAAGATTGTTTTGCTAACGATGTATACGGAATTGTTGAAAATTAAGACAATTATCAGAACCATAAACCCCAATGGTCTGATTATTAAAAATGATCTTACTTTTGATGAATTGCTGTTTGCATTTGACAGAGTGATGAAAAATGAAAAGTATTACAGTCAGTCGGTACAAAAAATGCTGAATCAGTCGCCTCATAATTCGATTGAAATTGATGAATTCGACAAGCAAATTTTATTTCATTTATCAAAAGGAACTTCGGTAGCGGACATGCCACAATACATTCCGATTTCTATAAATGCCATAGAAAAACGAAGAACGAATCTAAAAGAGCTTCTCAAAATAAAATCCGGATCGGATGACGATTTGGTAAAAGAAGCCAAAAGTAAATCGCTTTTTTAG
- a CDS encoding tetratricopeptide repeat-containing sensor histidine kinase has translation MKNNYLILFLLCIVFFGCTKKNKSDKNVNLSEDSLATYLSLANDINLPFNYKQGYNKKAFAIVINQKNDSLNKVNLFKIANRYYNMSDWVSYLETTELILDRSRSSRDSLNMAKAYSYLGDYYTVHAVTDSAFLNYFRAEKVYLKINDHYNLAKTFLSKATLQYNEGDYFESEINIFKALRILKQQKNVNDLLYDCNNLLGILYNEREEYRKALEFHQNALRILADKSIPADFQLKATSLNNIGFVNLRMRNYSKAKVYFIKGLEEKNLFRENTILYTIILDNLAYSKFKLQESEGLPGQFFKALKIRDSIGLKSGVVLSKIHLSEYYAFNKDTFRAIQYSKQALVLSRSLKKIRDILEALKQIEVVDPKNASVYTKEYIRLNDRMLKAERKMGEKFSRIEYETNEIKDQNSNLQEKIKTLVYVFSICTLIGLVFYVYKTQKAKNRELLFKQQQQIANEDIYNLMISQQNDIEMTRIKEKKKVAQELHDGVLGRMFGVRISLDSLDKIEEADACLKRKKYLAELKNIEEDIREISHDLNREKSELINNFVLILNKLFENQQQTYPSKLVTAFDSQIKWELVSNAVKINLYRIIQEALQNCNKYAQAETITVEFKSEINHLAVAVFDDGIGFNVKRTKNGIGLHNIEYRAAECKGTATIKSAKGEGTLLLVKIPIDQKINLQKK, from the coding sequence TTGAAAAATAATTACTTAATATTATTCCTTCTCTGTATTGTTTTTTTTGGCTGTACCAAGAAAAACAAAAGCGATAAAAATGTCAATTTATCAGAAGATAGTCTTGCCACTTATTTATCACTGGCAAATGATATCAACCTGCCTTTTAACTACAAACAAGGGTACAATAAGAAGGCTTTCGCTATTGTTATAAATCAGAAAAATGATTCGCTTAATAAAGTTAATCTTTTCAAAATTGCCAATCGATATTATAACATGAGCGACTGGGTTTCTTATCTTGAAACCACAGAATTAATTTTAGATCGGTCAAGAAGCTCCCGGGATTCGCTTAATATGGCTAAAGCATATAGTTATCTGGGAGATTATTATACGGTACATGCTGTTACAGACAGTGCCTTTTTGAATTATTTCAGAGCAGAAAAGGTGTATCTTAAAATTAACGATCACTATAATTTGGCCAAGACTTTTTTAAGCAAAGCAACACTTCAGTACAATGAAGGTGATTATTTTGAAAGTGAGATCAACATTTTTAAAGCACTCCGGATTTTAAAGCAACAAAAAAATGTGAACGACCTGCTTTATGATTGTAATAACTTGCTTGGAATCTTATATAATGAAAGGGAAGAGTATCGAAAAGCGCTTGAATTCCATCAGAATGCATTGCGCATTCTTGCAGACAAATCAATTCCTGCGGACTTTCAGTTAAAAGCAACCTCATTGAATAATATTGGGTTTGTTAATTTAAGAATGCGCAATTACAGTAAAGCAAAAGTATATTTTATAAAAGGCCTTGAAGAGAAAAATTTATTCAGGGAGAATACCATATTGTATACCATTATATTAGATAATCTGGCGTATTCTAAATTTAAATTGCAAGAGTCGGAAGGGCTTCCGGGACAGTTTTTTAAAGCATTAAAAATTAGAGACAGTATTGGGCTAAAATCAGGTGTTGTGTTGAGTAAAATACATTTGTCTGAATATTATGCTTTTAACAAAGACACTTTTAGAGCAATTCAATATTCTAAACAAGCACTGGTTTTGTCGCGTAGTTTAAAAAAAATCAGAGATATTCTCGAAGCGCTGAAACAAATAGAAGTAGTGGATCCTAAAAATGCTTCTGTTTACACTAAAGAATATATCCGACTGAACGACCGAATGTTGAAGGCGGAACGAAAAATGGGAGAGAAGTTCTCCAGAATTGAGTATGAGACCAATGAAATAAAAGACCAAAACTCGAATCTTCAGGAGAAAATTAAAACCTTAGTTTATGTTTTTAGCATCTGTACGTTGATTGGTTTGGTTTTTTATGTGTACAAAACCCAAAAAGCCAAAAACAGGGAGTTACTTTTTAAACAGCAACAGCAAATTGCAAATGAAGACATCTATAATCTGATGATTTCACAGCAAAATGATATTGAAATGACTCGCATCAAGGAAAAGAAAAAAGTGGCTCAGGAGTTACATGACGGTGTTTTGGGAAGAATGTTTGGTGTTAGGATAAGTTTGGATAGTCTGGATAAAATAGAGGAAGCCGATGCGTGCTTAAAAAGAAAAAAATATCTGGCAGAACTTAAAAATATCGAGGAAGATATACGGGAAATTTCGCATGATTTAAATAGAGAAAAATCCGAATTAATTAATAATTTTGTCTTGATTTTGAACAAGTTGTTTGAAAATCAACAACAGACCTACCCTTCTAAGTTGGTTACTGCTTTTGATTCCCAAATCAAATGGGAACTGGTTAGTAATGCTGTAAAAATTAATCTGTACCGGATTATTCAGGAAGCGCTTCAGAACTGTAATAAGTATGCGCAGGCAGAAACGATTACGGTTGAATTTAAAAGCGAGATAAATCATCTGGCCGTAGCTGTTTTTGATGACGGAATTGGATTTAATGTAAAAAGAACCAAAAACGGAATCGGATTGCACAACATCGAATACAGAGCTGCAGAATGTAAGGGAACCGCAACCATAAAATCTGCCAAAGGAGAAGGCACGCTGCTTTTGGTAAAAATACCCATCGATCAAAAAATTAACCTACAAAAGAAATGA
- a CDS encoding LytR/AlgR family response regulator transcription factor, translating to MKKYSYIIIDDDTESILKTRTVAAGFSDLTFVGSAVNYQQGLNLILQHKPALVFLEIDPKDPLSKLSLYFINELYRYLSIIPKIIITTSKTEWAYEAIQYGVFDYVLKPVLEIDLRKLILKLNKINLVTELVRTRDDSSAPVAPVCAPAKDCEKPLVICIKSYGDYRYLNAEDIIYFQADNNSTDIYLNTGEMITAFKTLKHFENVLSYPFFRIHNSYIVNRNYVARIHSGNSVCYIKNTAKKIPFSKTYKSNVDLIISDFSIGNYLEV from the coding sequence TTGAAAAAGTATTCGTATATTATTATTGATGATGACACTGAAAGTATTTTGAAAACCAGAACTGTTGCAGCTGGTTTTTCGGACTTAACTTTTGTGGGATCAGCTGTGAATTACCAACAGGGATTAAATCTGATTTTGCAACACAAACCCGCTCTTGTCTTTTTAGAAATTGATCCTAAAGACCCTTTAAGCAAGTTATCGCTTTATTTTATCAATGAATTGTACCGGTATTTATCGATTATTCCTAAAATAATTATTACCACTTCAAAAACAGAATGGGCCTATGAAGCAATTCAATACGGTGTTTTTGATTATGTACTGAAACCGGTTTTGGAAATTGACCTGCGGAAGCTTATTTTAAAATTGAATAAAATCAATTTGGTGACAGAATTAGTCCGTACAAGAGATGATAGCTCTGCTCCGGTTGCTCCGGTTTGCGCTCCCGCTAAGGACTGCGAGAAACCGCTTGTTATTTGTATAAAGTCATATGGTGATTATCGTTATCTCAATGCAGAAGATATCATCTATTTTCAGGCCGATAATAATTCAACAGACATCTACCTTAATACAGGTGAAATGATAACGGCTTTTAAAACGCTTAAACATTTTGAGAATGTTTTATCCTATCCTTTTTTCCGAATTCACAACAGTTATATCGTTAATCGGAATTATGTGGCACGCATTCATAGCGGAAACTCAGTTTGTTACATAAAAAACACGGCGAAAAAGATTCCTTTCTCTAAAACATACAAATCAAATGTTGATTTAATAATCTCGGATTTTAGTATAGGGAATTATTTAGAGGTCTAA
- a CDS encoding glycine--tRNA ligase, translating into MAKQEDLFKNVVSHAKEYGFIFPSSEVYDGLSAVYDYAQNGVELKKNIREYWWKSMVQMNENIVGLDAAILMHPTTWKASGHVDAFNDPLIDNKDSKKRYRADVLVEDHAEKINLKAKKEIEKAKARFGDAFNEEEFITTNARVVEYLAKEKEIRERLGRSLGNGDLEDVKALIEELEIADPETGSRNWTDVKQFNLMFGTKLGASAESAMDLYLRPETAQGIFVNFANVQKSGRMKVPFGIAQTGKAFRNEIVARQFIFRMREFEQMEMQFFVRPGEEMQWYEHWKTTRLNWHLSLGLGKENYRFHDHEKLAHYANAAADIEFNFPFGFKELEGIHSRTDFDLKAHEKFSGRKLQYFDSELNENYVPYVVETSVGLDRMFLAVFATSLQEETLEDGSTRTVLKLPAVLAPTKAAVLPLIKRDGLPEISKKIIEDLKWDFNVAYDEKDAVGRRYRRQDALGTPFCITVDHQTIEDETVTIRHRDTMKQDRVKIAELRAIIENEVSMKNWLMKM; encoded by the coding sequence ATGGCAAAACAAGAAGATTTATTTAAGAATGTGGTTTCGCACGCAAAAGAGTACGGATTTATTTTTCCGTCAAGCGAAGTATACGATGGATTGAGTGCAGTATATGATTATGCACAAAATGGCGTCGAGTTAAAAAAGAATATTCGTGAATATTGGTGGAAATCAATGGTTCAGATGAATGAAAATATTGTGGGCTTAGATGCTGCAATATTGATGCACCCTACGACCTGGAAAGCTTCAGGCCACGTTGATGCCTTCAATGATCCGTTAATTGACAATAAAGATTCAAAAAAAAGATACAGAGCAGACGTTTTGGTTGAAGATCATGCTGAAAAGATTAATCTGAAAGCCAAAAAAGAAATCGAAAAAGCAAAAGCTCGTTTTGGAGATGCTTTTAATGAAGAAGAATTTATTACAACTAATGCACGAGTGGTTGAATATCTTGCAAAAGAAAAAGAAATTCGTGAAAGACTTGGACGTTCTTTGGGCAATGGTGACCTGGAAGATGTAAAAGCTTTAATCGAAGAATTGGAAATCGCTGATCCTGAAACGGGTTCCAGAAACTGGACAGATGTAAAGCAATTTAACCTAATGTTCGGAACCAAATTGGGAGCTTCTGCAGAATCTGCAATGGATTTATATTTGCGTCCGGAAACGGCTCAGGGTATTTTCGTGAATTTTGCCAATGTGCAAAAATCAGGTCGTATGAAAGTTCCTTTTGGAATTGCTCAAACGGGAAAAGCCTTTAGAAATGAAATTGTAGCAAGACAATTTATTTTCCGTATGCGTGAATTTGAACAAATGGAAATGCAATTTTTTGTACGTCCAGGTGAAGAAATGCAATGGTACGAACACTGGAAAACAACACGTTTGAACTGGCATTTATCTTTAGGACTAGGAAAAGAGAATTACCGTTTTCACGATCATGAAAAATTAGCACATTACGCTAATGCAGCGGCTGATATAGAATTTAATTTCCCTTTCGGATTTAAAGAATTAGAAGGAATTCACTCTCGTACAGACTTTGATTTAAAAGCGCACGAAAAATTCTCAGGAAGAAAATTACAATATTTTGATTCTGAATTGAATGAGAACTACGTGCCATACGTAGTAGAAACTTCAGTTGGTTTAGATCGTATGTTCCTGGCGGTTTTTGCAACTTCATTGCAAGAAGAAACTTTAGAAGATGGTTCTACAAGAACGGTTCTAAAATTACCGGCAGTTTTAGCGCCAACAAAAGCAGCTGTTTTACCATTAATTAAAAGAGACGGTTTACCTGAAATTTCTAAAAAAATCATCGAAGATTTAAAATGGGATTTCAATGTAGCGTATGACGAAAAAGATGCAGTAGGGCGTCGTTACAGAAGACAAGATGCTTTAGGAACTCCGTTTTGTATTACAGTAGATCATCAGACTATCGAAGATGAAACGGTTACGATTCGTCATAGAGATACCATGAAACAAGATCGTGTTAAAATTGCTGAATTAAGAGCCATCATTGAGAACGAAGTTTCAATGAAAAACTGGTTAATGAAGATGTAA
- a CDS encoding ComF family protein — MFNYIIDLFFPKVCAGCHSVLMTYESVLCTKCRHELPLTQYHLDPENEAVKKFYGKIAIEHASAFLYFNKKGIVQELIHNLKYKAQEEIGTVLGHWYAEDLKKLQLETPFHALIPVPLHKRKFKERGYNQVTTFGKALAESLDTPYDDTILYRKTYTKTQSKKNLSGRSENIENIFDVRFSEEHHYKHFLIVDDVLTTGATLEACSRALLKIPGVKISIVCMAIAH; from the coding sequence GTGTTTAATTATATTATTGACCTGTTTTTTCCTAAAGTTTGCGCCGGATGTCACAGCGTTTTAATGACTTATGAATCTGTTTTGTGCACCAAATGCCGTCATGAACTACCGCTTACGCAATATCATTTAGATCCTGAAAATGAAGCGGTCAAGAAGTTTTACGGAAAAATTGCTATCGAGCATGCTTCCGCTTTTCTATATTTCAATAAAAAAGGGATCGTTCAGGAACTCATTCACAATCTAAAATACAAGGCACAAGAAGAAATTGGAACTGTTTTAGGGCATTGGTACGCCGAAGATCTGAAGAAACTACAACTAGAAACACCTTTTCATGCTCTGATCCCGGTTCCGCTTCACAAACGAAAATTTAAAGAAAGAGGTTATAATCAGGTCACAACTTTTGGAAAAGCCTTGGCCGAAAGTTTAGACACTCCATATGACGATACTATTTTATACCGTAAAACATACACTAAAACACAATCCAAAAAGAATCTTTCCGGACGTTCAGAGAATATCGAAAATATATTTGATGTCCGTTTTTCAGAAGAACACCATTATAAACACTTTTTAATTGTTGATGATGTTCTTACTACAGGAGCGACACTGGAGGCTTGTTCCCGGGCCTTATTAAAAATTCCGGGCGTAAAAATCAGCATTGTCTGTATGGCAATTGCGCACTAA
- a CDS encoding reprolysin-like metallopeptidase: protein MKKLLLFILILFSSAEINAQSDVLWQKVSSASILGRKVTADDSEKMYFKLNSDFLKTKLSATTDKKAKSTTTEITFPNSNGVLERFSVWESSNFDPELQAKYPDIRAYEGNGIDDKSAKIHFSVSPDGVQSMVLRAEKNPEFVEKNPDNKTQYVAFASKNSLSKSTLICSTKESTANKKTANKANTGKSSSNNKVFKTLRLALSCTGEYTTFFGGTKQGALAGMNATLTRVNGVFNRDLAIKVILIANNDVLIYTDANTDPYSVADVGAEGAWNQEIQTTLTNVIGNDGYDIGHLFGASGGGGNAGCVGCICTNPTSSEPLGKGSAYTSPSNKKPQGDTFDIDFVVHEFGHQLGAEHTFSFDGSQRTNVNVEPGSGSTIMGYAGISKGYDVQNRSDDYFAYVSILQIQNVLSTANCAVSLPLTNNPPTISAGPDYTIPKETAFILKGTGSDPDGDTVTYCWEENDVASITAGETSIAYPTKPDGPLFRSFLPVTSPIRYMPQQNDVLNNKLTSTWESVSSIARTLNFTLTGRDNAAQGTAQTNTDAMVVVVNANAGPFAISSQNTDNIGWINGSLQTITWTVNNTNTLAGSSNVNIKLSTDGGLTFPITLVSNTPNDGSETITVPADLKATACRLLIEPTANIYYAVNSKQFAVGYNTVANTNTYTFAAPIVIPDNDLVYTTRIITVSAPTGKNTITAGLNDADSAAKKTVTTADGAEILDVDLNINFTHSFLSDVQISIKSPKGTIVPLFDGGCGSTSNTLSLKYDDAGAALSCGANTLQIVVPAGKLSAFNKESPYGDWTLMVRDIDVGETGTINAASITIKTQKFTLGTDKVEAPIDFVLYPNPNKGSFTIQFLSESGSGINVFVNDILGRTVYSNSFAGSAIFNQNIQLANVSSGIYLVSVIDGNRKTVKKIVIN, encoded by the coding sequence ATGAAAAAACTACTACTTTTTATATTGATTCTTTTTTCTAGTGCCGAAATCAATGCGCAAAGCGATGTTTTATGGCAAAAAGTAAGTTCAGCTTCTATTCTTGGTAGAAAAGTAACGGCTGATGATTCAGAAAAAATGTATTTTAAATTAAACTCAGATTTTCTGAAGACAAAGTTGTCCGCTACCACCGATAAAAAAGCAAAAAGTACTACTACTGAAATTACTTTTCCAAATTCGAACGGAGTTTTAGAGCGATTCTCTGTTTGGGAGTCATCGAATTTTGATCCTGAACTGCAGGCAAAATATCCGGACATTAGGGCATATGAAGGTAATGGGATCGATGATAAATCAGCAAAAATTCATTTTAGTGTTTCTCCTGACGGAGTACAATCTATGGTACTACGCGCAGAAAAAAATCCCGAGTTTGTAGAAAAGAACCCGGATAATAAAACGCAATATGTTGCTTTTGCTTCAAAAAACAGTCTTTCAAAATCAACACTGATTTGCTCTACGAAAGAATCTACAGCTAATAAAAAAACAGCTAATAAGGCTAATACTGGAAAGAGCAGTTCAAATAATAAAGTTTTCAAAACATTGCGATTGGCTCTGTCATGTACGGGAGAGTATACCACTTTTTTTGGAGGGACAAAACAAGGTGCATTAGCAGGTATGAATGCTACTTTAACAAGAGTTAATGGTGTTTTTAACAGAGATCTCGCCATTAAAGTGATTTTGATTGCGAATAATGATGTCCTTATTTATACGGATGCGAATACGGATCCTTATTCAGTTGCTGATGTAGGTGCTGAAGGAGCTTGGAACCAGGAAATTCAAACTACGTTAACCAATGTTATTGGTAATGACGGTTATGATATCGGACATTTATTTGGTGCTTCGGGCGGAGGAGGAAATGCTGGTTGTGTAGGTTGTATTTGTACGAATCCTACAAGCTCTGAACCATTAGGAAAAGGGAGTGCTTATACTTCGCCTTCAAATAAAAAACCTCAAGGAGATACTTTTGATATTGATTTTGTAGTTCATGAATTTGGACACCAGTTAGGAGCCGAACACACTTTTTCATTTGATGGCAGTCAGAGAACAAATGTTAATGTAGAGCCAGGTAGCGGTTCTACAATTATGGGATATGCCGGGATTTCTAAAGGTTACGATGTGCAAAACAGATCAGACGATTATTTTGCCTATGTTAGTATTTTGCAAATTCAGAATGTGCTTTCAACTGCGAATTGTGCAGTGAGTTTACCTTTAACCAACAATCCACCAACAATAAGTGCAGGTCCTGATTATACCATACCAAAAGAAACCGCCTTTATTCTAAAAGGAACAGGTTCTGATCCGGATGGAGATACAGTGACGTATTGTTGGGAGGAAAATGATGTTGCAAGCATTACAGCTGGAGAGACCAGTATAGCTTATCCGACTAAACCGGATGGACCTTTGTTTCGTTCTTTTTTACCGGTGACGTCACCAATTAGATATATGCCTCAGCAAAATGATGTGTTGAACAATAAATTAACATCTACCTGGGAATCCGTTTCTTCTATAGCAAGAACCTTGAATTTTACTTTAACGGGGCGTGACAATGCTGCTCAAGGCACAGCACAGACTAATACGGATGCTATGGTTGTTGTTGTGAATGCTAACGCAGGTCCCTTTGCAATTTCGTCGCAAAATACAGACAATATCGGTTGGATAAATGGTAGTCTGCAAACGATAACCTGGACGGTTAATAATACAAATACTTTAGCGGGTTCTTCCAATGTTAATATCAAACTTTCTACAGATGGGGGATTGACATTTCCAATAACTTTAGTATCAAATACGCCAAATGACGGTTCGGAAACCATAACTGTTCCTGCTGATCTTAAGGCTACCGCCTGCAGGTTATTGATCGAGCCAACTGCTAATATTTATTATGCTGTAAATAGTAAACAGTTTGCAGTAGGATACAACACTGTTGCAAATACAAATACGTACACTTTTGCTGCGCCAATTGTAATTCCGGATAACGATTTGGTATATACTACAAGAATAATTACGGTGTCTGCTCCTACAGGGAAAAATACGATTACGGCAGGATTAAACGATGCTGACAGTGCTGCTAAAAAAACAGTGACTACTGCTGATGGAGCTGAAATTCTTGATGTAGATTTGAATATTAATTTTACGCACTCTTTTTTATCCGATGTTCAGATAAGTATAAAGAGTCCAAAAGGTACCATAGTTCCATTGTTTGATGGTGGTTGTGGCAGTACTTCAAATACCTTGTCTTTAAAATATGATGATGCAGGTGCTGCCCTTTCTTGTGGAGCAAACACCTTGCAAATCGTCGTGCCGGCAGGTAAATTAAGTGCATTCAATAAAGAGAGTCCTTACGGAGACTGGACTTTAATGGTTCGCGATATTGATGTCGGAGAAACAGGAACCATAAATGCTGCATCGATTACAATTAAGACTCAAAAATTTACTTTAGGAACGGACAAGGTTGAGGCGCCTATTGATTTTGTTCTTTATCCAAATCCAAATAAAGGTAGTTTCACGATTCAATTTTTATCGGAATCAGGTTCAGGAATTAACGTTTTTGTAAATGATATTTTGGGAAGAACTGTTTATTCAAACTCTTTTGCAGGGTCGGCTATTTTTAATCAAAACATTCAACTTGCAAATGTGTCCTCAGGGATTTACCTGGTAAGTGTTATTGATGGCAACCGAAAAACCGTTAAGAAAATAGTAATCAATTAA